ATCATTGAAACTGCTACTCCCTCAAGAGGGAGACAAAATCACGGATGTTTTGAGTAGTACCTGTTGGTTACCCACTCAAAAAATGAACTTGGGCATGTGTCCCCCGCTGGCGGGGGTGGATTCTGTGAGGCACGAACAGAAGACGGGGGTGGGATTGCGGATGGTTTTTTTCTGTTCCCTACAGCCGACGCCTGTCCACATGATCTATAGGAGCATCGGGCGCATCGCGCTGTATGGCGAAAATAGCCTTGTCTACAGATTGAAAACTGGTGTAAAGCTTGCTCCTGTACAAAACCTCGAAAGGATCGTCGCTGACATGATCGAATAGATAGTGCTTGTCATCATGGTGTTTCTTCCGATCAAAATGACGCTTTTCGACGTGCGTTTTTATGGTATTGATACGCTTTTCCAGTTCTGACAAAGACAAGGATACATTCTTTACCGAGACAAGGCATCGCGCGTTGACTGACCACAATTCCCAATTGTAAGTGCCGTCAGCATTGTTGGTAATCTCAAATCTTGGGTAATCTACATTCTCTGTTTGACTCATGGCAATAAGATTTTGGTTAGACCAATGCCAAATCCATTGCAGCAACGCCATCTGTGAGTGCTTTCATTCTTCTGTTTGCTCCCCTCAAAGCCTCACTGCTCGGATAGGTATGCGCAAGATAGAGAAGGAAGGTGAAAGCATAAATAGGAAATTTCCTGTTTTTTCTGAGGAAAAATCCTTAAAAAACTCAGGGTTTTTCCTGTACGCTGTTTCAAACGTAGGGCCTATGTTTGTATCGACCAAAACGCGCTGTTCGGACTTGGTGAGACTTGTCTGAATATTTAAAGCGACATCTTCATAAAGGTGAAGCCCCTTCTACCGTGAGCAGAAGGGGTTTTTTTCTTTTGGGGTGGTCAAGCTTCGTTTGAACTGACAAGAGAGGCTCGAGAAGTCCTGGGTGGTAGGTTGAACTTCAAGAGTCCAAGTCTTGTTTTTATCCATTCTGATTGAGAAACAGCTTTACAATGGTTTGCGCTTGAAAATGACCAACCTGATGTTTCTCCTTGAGAAAAGCATTCATCTCCTTTTTATCTGAAAGGCTCTGATTTGCTAATAAGGCTATCCACTCTTCAAGAGATTTTCCCGTTTTATCTTTCAGATTCTTAACAATAGCATTTTCCATTTCGCGAGGTGTCAATCCCATTAGTATGCGCTTTTAAGTGAAACAATAATCGGCATCCGAAAATATGATTAGAGACGGTCTTCTGCTGTCAACCACTTCCGATGACTTTTCCAAAATTAATGGAATCATTCCACCTGCATCAAAACTGTTCTCGTTTACTTCCCTTGGCTCGGTGAGAGCGCTCCCCTGTCGCTGAGTTATAATCCTTCCTCACTCAGGCTTACTTGGTTTACAGGTGGTGATCATAAGCTCTATATTTTTCCAAAGATGCTTACCTTGCAGGTAACTACTTTTGAACTATCCACATGAGATTTATTGCATTTATTTTGTTCTGTACAATTAGCCTTGTAGGCATGGGACAAACAGACAGCACCGCAACGGCTGTTTCTGACCAAACGGCTGAGCCCGAAGAAACAGAAGCCGAAAAGAAAAAGCACGCACGCGTGAGTGACTTTAAGGCTTATGCGGGAGTTACGCTGAGTGACATAATCATCAACGACAGTAAGTACGAAAGCACTGGTTCTGCCGGCTACAATTTGGGTGGCTCATATAGACGCGGACGGCTATTCTATTGGGAAGTCGGAGTCAGATTTAATGGCTCGTCCATCGCTTTGGATGAAAGCAATTTTTCTAGTGAAGAGACCCTGAACATGCGGCAATTGGATTTCCCCGTTTCGCTTGGAATAAACGTCTTATCTCCATTGAGACGAGTTGTTGGCCTGCGCGCATTTGTCGGTGGTGTACCGGGAGTGCTTTTGGACGTGTCCAACAACAAATTCGATTTGACCATTGATGATTTCAACAGTGGCCAATTTATGGGACAAATCGGAGTAGGTGTGGACGTTTTGTTCCTGTTTGTTGAAATTGGTTATAACCAAGGGGTCACTGACTTGCTGGAAGATGTTGACTCCAAACTGGCTCAAGGTTATTTCAATCTTGGGGTTCGGTTTTAGGGGTTAGGATTTGACTTCGAAGGGTTCTCCATACTATTCCTTCGTTCCTCAGGAATCTGTCGAACTGACAAATCGATTACTCCCCTTTGATCAGTGAGACTGCTACTTCGCCTTCACCATCCTTTTGACACCATAGCTCGAGCGATCTGCGCTTAGGAACTGTACGAAGTACATGCCCGCAGGAAGATGGCTCACATCTACCTTTTCAAGAAGCGATACGCTAGCGTATGATTCGATCACTTGTCCACTTAAATTAAGAAGGCTGAGCGAGTACAAATCTTGGCTGCCTTCAATTTGAAAATAAGTATCAAATGGAGAAGGAAATACCTTGAAGTCATTGTCTTCTCCACCATAATGAGCCGTGGAGGTCAGAACTTCCTCTACACCACCGACGATATTCAGCACATCCCAGTTTCCAATAAATATCCCCGGCAGGACTTCAGTCTCTTTCCAGAATAGCGTGTCTGTCACCGTGCAGATGATTCCCTCAATGGTATTGGTAATGGCTACGGTTACTTCCATAGAATCCGTGATGGGCACCATATGATCAAATAGCACCTGTCCTTGTTCGAATGCGTCTCCCGAAGTGGCATCTTGAAAAACCACTTCACCCGAGAAGGTGGTCACTTCCCACTCGCAGGTATTGGCAAATCCCGAAGGAATAAGGAAAAAGCCCGGGTGGTACAACTGAACATAAGCCGTATCGGATGCTGACACTGAGAGTCCCATGCTTGAACACTGTCCGTTTGCAAAAAGAGTGGCTGAGACCAAGATGATCGAGGCGATGATTTTTTTCATAGTGGTAGTTCCTTATTTCGCGGATGACGAACTCATCCGGAGATTGGTTGTATGCCCCCTCGGAGTATTCTCGCTACTCAGCGAATAAAGATATCGGCTATTCTTTAGAACACTTGCGGTTAAATGGCAGTTGGCCTACTTAAACATCTCCTTCATGGAGTCTAAACAAGGGGAGATATCAAAGTAGAAGCCCTCGATCTTTTCAGGATTCTTAGCAACGGTCAAGTAATCATAATGTTCGATCAAACTCTGACCGCGGAATTCGTATCCCATGATGCTAAGCACAGCGTACTCATGAGAAACATACAGCACATAAAAAGCCGTCTCTTTTTCGAGCCCGTCTCCCGAACTGAATAGTGCATCCAATACCATTTGCATTTGACTCAATCGCTCATTAAACTTCAATATCTCCTGAAGTTCGTCCAGCGCATACAACTGGGAATTGATAGCAGTTAAGTTAAAAGGGCTCTCTACCAAAACGGAGTCTGCAAAATCACAGATTTTCTTCAGTTCAGGTTCCGTGGGGTTCTCCTTTCGCGCCAGCGTTCTCAAACTATCCTCATAATCAGATTCGCCGTAAGGAGAGTAGGCGTCTTGAAAAGAGTAGCCATAATACAGATACCTCTTTTCTTTTAAGGTCATAGTGGTATCGGCGTTTTGGAATCTTTCTAAAAGATCAGGGTAGTAGAACTCCGACTTTTTCTTTGAAATTTCCTTTTTGATGGTTTTGTAATCGGGTTTCTCCGGCTTTACATCCTGAGTGAATCCCATAATGGAAAATACAAAAAAAACCACGGTCAGTAATTGTCCTTTTTTCATTTTCTGTTTCATTTTATTCTGTGCCTATTCTGTCCATCCATTTCGGATGCTCTTCAAATTGAATGGAATCTGCTGACTGTAATGTGCAGCTTCCGCAAGCTTACAAAAATACTTCAAAAAGGATTGGCGTATTCGGGATTGGTAGCCAGTGACTCATCGGTGAGGGTGTGCAGAAAGTTTACCAGATCCGTCTTGTCCTGATCGGTGAGGAGAAGTCCTGTAGGTTCGGTGGCAAGAAGGGCTCCATCCAATGAGGCCGATATCTTGATGCCCTCATTGTAATGATCGATTACCTCCTCTAGAGTGGAAAATCTTCCGTCATGCATGTAGGGAGGTGTCAAGGCGATATTCCGCAGACTCGGCACTTTGAAGCGGCCTCTATCGGCAGGATTTCCGGTAGCGGCTTGGCGACCTACATCTTGAATCTCGGCATCGGTATCCATTCCATTGTTCATGTAGAGGTCGTTCTCAAAATTTGGTCCGCCGTGGCAATGCTGGCAGTCGGCTCCTGAAACTTCGGGAAAGAAAGGGTTGTATTCCGTTTCAAACAATTCCAACCCGCGCATCTCGCTTTCGGTCAGCTCTTCCAGTCCCATTTTGAATCGGTCGTACTTTGAATTACCCGATACGATACTGAGCATAAACTGCTCCATGGCCAATCCCATTTTCCCGGGTGTCACCTCATCGCTGCCAAAGGCTCTTATAAACTGATCGCGGTACATCTCGCTGTCGCTAAGCTTAGCCACTACATTATCCAATGTCTCGTCCATTTCAAGCGGATCTTGGATAGGTTTCAAGGCTTGATCTCTCAATAAGTTGGAGCGTCCGTCCCAGAAGAACTCATTGGTATGCCACGCCATGTTGAATACGGCCATCGCTTGTCTCCCTCCGGCTATGCCATCTACACCGATGGAAAATCGGGCTGTATCCGAAAATCCCGTGTTTTGGTTGTGGCAAGAGCCGCAAGACATCACATTGTTCTTAGAAAGCATAGGCTCAAAGAAGAGCATCTTTCCCAGCTTTACTCCTTCCACTGTTAGCTCATTATCTGCTTGCAAAGCTTGTGGCGGAGGTAATCCCTGCGAATCGAAAGCATATGGAGTATCGTCAAAAACTGCCGGGTCGGGCGTATCCGTTTGCTCATTGTCGTCATCGTCTTGGCAACCCACAGCCACCATGAGAATGAGAAAAAAGAAGGCGTAAGTAAAAGTCTTCATGCAGTTGGTCTATGGTGTATGATTCGTATTGGTAATGAAATCAGTATCGGTGAGTGAATGTAAGAAAGCTATTAAGTCTTCTCTTTCCGCATTAGTGAGTTCAAAGCCCTGAATCTGCTCTGATTTATTGGGGTGCTCCTCCCCTCCCGATTCGTAGTGTAGGATCACCTCTTGCAGCGTGGCCATAGACCCGTCGTGCATGTATGGCCCCGTGACTTCCACATTTCGCAGCGACGGCACTTTAAAAAGCGCTTCATCTGCGTCGAGTCCCGTCAATCGTTTACGCCCAATATCGGCGTAGGCGGCATAGAGTCCGTTATTGCCAAAGGAATAATCGGTGAGGTTAAATCCCGAGTGGCAAGAGCTGCATGCCAGCTCATCGCTGAAGAAGAGGTCCATCCCTCGCTTCTCAGATTCGTTGAGTGCAGCTTCATCTCCTTGAAGGAAGTATCGATCGTAGGGAGCGTTTCCGCTGATCAAGGTGCGTTCAAAATTAGATATGGCTCGTGTGATCACGAATGCGTCCGGGGCCCGATCATAGGCTTCCAGACTCATCTCCACATACTCGGGGTTTTGGTTCAGCCTTTCGGCAATGAGTAAGATATTAAAGTCAAACTCATTGTGCTCTTGGATGGGCACAAGCACCTGCATTTCAAGTGTGGGCACACCTCCTTCGCGCATGAAGTAAGGTTGGTAACCAACATTGGCCAAGGAAGGCGAATTGCGTGTTCCGGGTGCATCATCTACCCCCAAGCTTACGCTGAACTCATCGCTAAAGGCTTTTCCCGGAAGGTGACATGAACCACAACTAATGGAAGAATCTCTGGAAAGAATGGGATCAAAGAACAGCTTCTTTCCCAAATTGTAACTGACTTTAGTGAAGGGATTGTCGTCGGGAAATTCCATGGAAGGAAATCCGTCGGGGATGACCAAGAGGGCTTCAGAGCGATCAGGGGTATTCGAATCCCCATTGTCTTTCTCACAAGAAAGCATCACTCCACAAATCAAGCCCCACAACAACCATCTCTTACCCAAAACGAAAGGTTCTTAGTTCTTTCTGACAACGAGCTTTTTTATTGCTCTCAACTCGGTATCGTTGTACAAGCTCACCAGGTATAGCCCTTCGTGCAGGCCATTCACATCAAGTTGATACCCTGAGTTCACTTGGTTTCTCTGCAGTACTATTTTGCCTTGAATGTCCCTTACCACTAGGTTGTAGAAATCACCTGCATCCGTAGCAAAGTTCAATTGCACTGAGCCATTATCCGTAGGGTTAGGAAACAAGTTGAATTTCAACAGTTCGTTCTCATCTTCTGTGCTCAACGGAGCCGAAGTGATAGAGAAAACACGTTCAGACATATTGATCAAGGTCTCCAGAGCTAGACCTTCTTCCCCGTGAGAAAAGACCGTACCGTCCAAGTTCATATTGTACAGAAAATTCTCCGTATCGGCCTTCAAATAGATGTTCACATCATCTTCATTGGCAGGCATGTTCACTTCAAGACTCACCTCAAAGTAATTCACATTGCCCAATCCATGAATGCTGTATTCTTGCGAAGTGCTGACGATGTCGCCTTCTACAGCTACAAAGCGGTAACCTGAAATCCATCCCCAGTGCATAGACGGGTTCTTTGGCGCAAGCGGATGTGCAGGTGGCCATGCAGAAGGGTCTCCATTGTTGTTACCGGGATCTACTCCTACACTGAAGGAAATCATCTCAATGTTTTCAGCAAAGAGCTCGCCCAAATCGATCGTCGGAGACTCATCACCTTGTACCAAAGCGTACACATCGTCGTAGGTAGTAACATTA
This region of Cryomorphaceae bacterium 1068 genomic DNA includes:
- a CDS encoding DUF4287 domain-containing protein; its protein translation is MGLTPREMENAIVKNLKDKTGKSLEEWIALLANQSLSDKKEMNAFLKEKHQVGHFQAQTIVKLFLNQNG
- a CDS encoding outer membrane beta-barrel protein; translated protein: MGQTDSTATAVSDQTAEPEETEAEKKKHARVSDFKAYAGVTLSDIIINDSKYESTGSAGYNLGGSYRRGRLFYWEVGVRFNGSSIALDESNFSSEETLNMRQLDFPVSLGINVLSPLRRVVGLRAFVGGVPGVLLDVSNNKFDLTIDDFNSGQFMGQIGVGVDVLFLFVEIGYNQGVTDLLEDVDSKLAQGYFNLGVRF
- a CDS encoding T9SS type A sorting domain-containing protein, which translates into the protein MKKIIASIILVSATLFANGQCSSMGLSVSASDTAYVQLYHPGFFLIPSGFANTCEWEVTTFSGEVVFQDATSGDAFEQGQVLFDHMVPITDSMEVTVAITNTIEGIICTVTDTLFWKETEVLPGIFIGNWDVLNIVGGVEEVLTSTAHYGGEDNDFKVFPSPFDTYFQIEGSQDLYSLSLLNLSGQVIESYASVSLLEKVDVSHLPAGMYFVQFLSADRSSYGVKRMVKAK
- a CDS encoding DUF4919 domain-containing protein, translating into MKKGQLLTVVFFVFSIMGFTQDVKPEKPDYKTIKKEISKKKSEFYYPDLLERFQNADTTMTLKEKRYLYYGYSFQDAYSPYGESDYEDSLRTLARKENPTEPELKKICDFADSVLVESPFNLTAINSQLYALDELQEILKFNERLSQMQMVLDALFSSGDGLEKETAFYVLYVSHEYAVLSIMGYEFRGQSLIEHYDYLTVAKNPEKIEGFYFDISPCLDSMKEMFK
- a CDS encoding cytochrome-c peroxidase, which codes for MKTFTYAFFFLILMVAVGCQDDDDNEQTDTPDPAVFDDTPYAFDSQGLPPPQALQADNELTVEGVKLGKMLFFEPMLSKNNVMSCGSCHNQNTGFSDTARFSIGVDGIAGGRQAMAVFNMAWHTNEFFWDGRSNLLRDQALKPIQDPLEMDETLDNVVAKLSDSEMYRDQFIRAFGSDEVTPGKMGLAMEQFMLSIVSGNSKYDRFKMGLEELTESEMRGLELFETEYNPFFPEVSGADCQHCHGGPNFENDLYMNNGMDTDAEIQDVGRQAATGNPADRGRFKVPSLRNIALTPPYMHDGRFSTLEEVIDHYNEGIKISASLDGALLATEPTGLLLTDQDKTDLVNFLHTLTDESLATNPEYANPF
- a CDS encoding c-type cytochrome codes for the protein MGKRWLLWGLICGVMLSCEKDNGDSNTPDRSEALLVIPDGFPSMEFPDDNPFTKVSYNLGKKLFFDPILSRDSSISCGSCHLPGKAFSDEFSVSLGVDDAPGTRNSPSLANVGYQPYFMREGGVPTLEMQVLVPIQEHNEFDFNILLIAERLNQNPEYVEMSLEAYDRAPDAFVITRAISNFERTLISGNAPYDRYFLQGDEAALNESEKRGMDLFFSDELACSSCHSGFNLTDYSFGNNGLYAAYADIGRKRLTGLDADEALFKVPSLRNVEVTGPYMHDGSMATLQEVILHYESGGEEHPNKSEQIQGFELTNAEREDLIAFLHSLTDTDFITNTNHTP
- a CDS encoding T9SS type A sorting domain-containing protein; its protein translation is MKKLILGLFLLCGSSSFAQTNVSVTIDHLLNGEELAWNVQGVNNLDAEFTFNRLEYYLSGFKVTHDGGNVTTYDDVYALVQGDESPTIDLGELFAENIEMISFSVGVDPGNNNGDPSAWPPAHPLAPKNPSMHWGWISGYRFVAVEGDIVSTSQEYSIHGLGNVNYFEVSLEVNMPANEDDVNIYLKADTENFLYNMNLDGTVFSHGEEGLALETLINMSERVFSITSAPLSTEDENELLKFNLFPNPTDNGSVQLNFATDAGDFYNLVVRDIQGKIVLQRNQVNSGYQLDVNGLHEGLYLVSLYNDTELRAIKKLVVRKN